The Hippoglossus stenolepis isolate QCI-W04-F060 chromosome 11, HSTE1.2, whole genome shotgun sequence genome includes a window with the following:
- the miga1 gene encoding mitoguardin 1 — translation MTHETLTCSQLSVKAAALRMVNLPMSVCSSLAQVSVSTGTKKLVAATAFGAFSLLFLARRFQRRKGRKKALSPEWEKAGFEFFPPASAGNNNTSQNITLSLNSKNGYSSGLVLSRGDYRKLSGSLLSLASVKSMNSSSSSTCANESICWDRVGEADICSVVNLPVTTPENLYLMGMDLFEEALGRWEEALTFRTRQTEDEDDDDAESCASVQTGAGDAIAEQSMEDVISAEFIHRLKSLLQRAYNLQEEFEGVLGLSEPSIHSNSQDKMADILCREELDDVCLRDSISIASNDSFVSAVELTEHRELRSVFALGHHSFYDEALEMAEDGQISCRVLRTEMLECLGDIDFLAKLHCVRQACQLILCERKTRMFLTDTGKKILSSIIVKAQKSPRRFEEVFEEMFCFLDHPEHWENTEVELATRGVKHLNFYDIVLDFILMDSFEDLENPPVSIQNVVNNRWLNSSFKETAVASSCWSVLKQKRQHMKVPDGFIAHFYAVCEQISPVLAWGFLGPKSSLHDFCCFFKDQVLHFLKDIFDLDNVRYSSVESLAEDMLHLLHRRSELLLAYLGTDPLRHVNGCSSPQVQLLPSALLEAGAQ, via the exons GTGAGTGTCAGCACAGGAACCAAGAAGCTGGTGGCCGCCACTGCGTTTGGTGCCTTctcgctcctcttcctcgcaCGCCGCTTCCAGAGGAGGAAGGGTAGAAAGAAGGCTCTCTCGCCCGAGTGGGAGAAAGCTGGGTTCGAGTTCTTCCCCCCGGCGTCGGCAGGGAACA ATAACACCAGTCAAAACATCACCCTCTCCCTCAACTCCAAGAATGGCTACTCCTCTGGTCTGGTGCTCAGCAGAGGAGACTACAGGAAGCTGTCCGGCTCCCTGCTCAGCTTGGCCTCG gtGAAAAGCATGAACTCGTCGAGCAGCAGCACCTGTGCAAATGAATCCATCTGTTGGGACAGAGTGGGAGAAGCCGACATCTGCAGTGTCGTCAACTTACCCGTCACCACCCCTGAAAACCTGTACCTTATGg gtaTGGATTTGTTTGAAGAGGCTCTGGGGCGGTGGGAGGAAGCGTTGACGTTCAGGACCAGGCAGACCGAGGACGAGGACGATGACGACGCAGAGAGTTGTGCTTCTGTCCAAACGGGGGCTGGAGACGCCATCGCCGAGCAGAGCATGGAG GATGTGATCAGTGCAGAGTTCATCCACCGGCTGaagtctctgctgcagagagccTACAACCTCCAGGAGGAGTTTGAGGGAGTGTTGGGACTGTCCGAGCCGTCAATCCACAGCAACAGCCAGG ATAAAATGGCCGACATTTtgtgcagagaggagctggacgacgtgtgtctcagagacagcATCAGCATCGCGTCCAACGACTCCTTCGTCTCTGCTGTGGAG ctgaCGGAGCACAGGGAGCTGAGGAGCGTCTTCGCTCTGGGACACCACTCGTTCTACGACGAGGCTCTAGAGATGGCTGAGGACGGACAGATTTCCTGCAGAGTGCTGCG GACTGAGATGCTGGAGTGTCTTGGGGACATAGATTTCTTGGCTAAGTTGCACTGTGTGCGGCAGGCGTGTCAG CTCATTTTGTGCGAGAGGAAGACCAGGATGTTTCTGACCGACACAGGAAAGAAGATCCTGTCGTCCATTATTGTTAAAGCGCAGAAG AGCCCCAGGAGATTTGAGGAAGTATTTGAAGAGATGTTTTGCTTCCTGGATCACCCGGAGCACTGGGAGAACACGGAGGTGGAGCTGGCCACACGAGGA GTGAAGCATTTGAACTTCTACGATATCGTGCTGGACTTCATCCTGATGGATTCGTTTGAGGACCTGGAGAATCCACCGGTCTCCATCCAGAACGTGGTCAACAACCGCTGGCTCAACAGCTCCTTCAAGGAAACC GCGGTGGCATCCAGCTGTTGGTCAGTGCTGAAGCAGAAGAGGCAGCACATGAAG GTGCCCGACGGGTTCATCGCTCATTTCTACGCAGTGTGTGAACAGATCAGCCCCGTCCTGGCCTGGGGCTTCCTGGGACCCAAGAGCTCCCTGCACgacttctgctgcttcttcaag GACCAGGTGCTGCACTTCCTGAAGGACATTTTTGACCTGGACAACGTGCGTTACTCGTCCGTGGAGAGTCTGGCAGAGGACATGCTCCACCTGCTGCACCGCCGCTCCGAGCTGCTGCTCGCCTACCTGGGCACCGACCCGCTGCGGCACGTCAACGGCTGCAGTTCCCCGCAGGTGCAGCTGCTGCCCAGCGCCCTGCTGGAGGCGGGAGCTCAGTGA